From the Silurus meridionalis isolate SWU-2019-XX chromosome 5, ASM1480568v1, whole genome shotgun sequence genome, one window contains:
- the LOC124386289 gene encoding mediator of RNA polymerase II transcription subunit 15-like: MTKRKFRPCPACQVKNQAIRKCCSACYTNLCKTKKMEGLKDRLDNAWGQGVWKNRNASRVVSSAQVAVQKLAALGYMPILFMGRKKKNLLIADINSGIPLNEDTRPFVDAMKKAYEYLLKKQGPQMSPLHPQPDQHIQIPTQPDQQIQPHPDQQIQSPIQPDQQIQHHSDQQIQTHPDQQIQTPTQPDQQIQHHSDQQIQTHPDQQIQTPTQPDQQIQHHSDQQIQTHPDQQIQTPTQPDQQIQHHSDQQIQTQTEAQQIDDDVILNLYFLPSPSHVQTHSEAQQLQVQPRPQQIQPLTAKPNNKKNKKGCRKCSRQKVWQYDTIVDKRMTGDKAEVKVRWLPCSQCGKAWEDTWEPASQFPS; this comes from the exons ATGACAAAGCGAAAATTCAGGCCTTGCCCTGCTTGCCAGGTCAAGAACCAGGCTATCAGGAAGTGCTGCAGCGCCTGCTATACAAACCTCTGCAAGACTAAAAAGATGGAGGGCCTCAAAGACCGACTGGATAATGCGTGGGGGCAGGGGGTCTGGAAAAACCGGAATGCGTCACGAGTGGTTTCTTCTGCTCAAGTTGCA GTGCAGAAACTTGCTGCCTTGGGCTATATGCCCATTTTATTTatgggcagaaaaaaaaagaatttgttgATCGCCGATATAAATTCTGGAATACCACTCAATGAGGACACACGACCTTTTGTTGATGCCATGAAGAAGGCTTATGAGTATTTACTTAAAAAGCAAG GACCCCAGATGTCTCCTTTACATCCCCAGCCTGACCAGCATATCCAAATCCCAACCCAGCCTGACCAGCAGATCCAGCCCCATCCTGACCAGCAGATCCAATCCCCAATCCAGCCTGACCAGCAGATCCAGCACCATTCTGACCAGCAGATTCAGACCCATCCTGACCAGCAGATCCAAACCCCAACCCAGCCTGACCAGCAGATTCAGCACCATTCTGACCAGCAGATTCAGACCCATCCTGACCAGCAGATCCAAACCCCAACCCAGCCTGACCAGCAGATTCAGCACCATTCTGACCAGCAGATTCAGACCCATCCTGACCAGCAGATCCAAACCCCAACCCAGCCTGACCAGCAGATTCAGCACCATTCTGACCAGCAGATCCAGACCCAGACTGAAGCTCAACAgattgatgatgatgtcatCCTCAACCTCTATTTTTTGCCCTCTCCATCCCATGTCCAGACTCACTCTGAAGCTCAACAGCTCCAGGTCCAGCCACGGCCCCAGCAAATTCAGCCGCTGACTGCCAaaccaaacaataaaaaaaataaaaaag GGTGCCGAAAATGCAGCAGGCAAAAAGTGTGGCAATACGACACGATTGTTGACAAAAGAATGACAGGG gaTAAGGCTGAAGTAAAGGTGCGCTGGTTGCCTTGTTCTCAGTG TGGCAAAGCCTGGGAGGACACATGGGAGCCAGCCAGCCAGTTTCCTTCCTGA
- the LOC124385669 gene encoding uncharacterized protein LOC124385669: MIAWRAGSLMSRSGQKGQHPQLILMLLLWPDEGGQKLVTSIKRRSHRLYKDNDGCKGRARIRRKIREEKKLLNSVVVQYNAMVPSAENLDLDTVLSDDIIWPWQLPHNDSVGLRTKRKAFDMVMAVRRLEEEKKILITEMEKHWTSLCTRADTLKEMSSQLCSSTSSEMWGLSKEGIQGLQSLTKKNTQAINSTQRTVICKF, translated from the exons ATGATCGCCTGGAGGGCTGGATCACTGATGTCAAGGAGTGGGCAGAAG GGACAACATCCTCAACTGATTCTGATGTTGCTGCTGTGGCCAGACGAAGGAGGCCAGAAGCTGGTCACCAGTATTAAAAGGAGATCACACCGTCTTTATAAAGACAATGATGGCTGCAAGGGTCGTGCCCGGATACGCAGAAAGATTAGGGAGGAAAAGAAGCTTTTAAATTCTGTGGTGGTTCAATATAACGCCATGGTTCCCAGTGCAGAAAACCTGGACTTGGACACCGTTCTTTCCGATGACATAATTTGGCCATGGCAGCTTCCACACAATG ACTCTGTAGGTCTAAGGACAAAAAGGAAGGCATTTGACATGGTAATGGCAGTAAGGAGGcttgaggaggagaagaagattCTCATTACTGAGATGGAAAAACATTGGACATCTCTTTGCACCCGTGCAGACACCCTGAAAGAGATGTCATCCCAGCTTTGCAGTAGCACATCAA GTGAGATGTGGGGCCTGAGTAAAGAGGGAATCCAAGGTCTACAGAGCTTAACCAAGAAGAACACACAAGCCATCAACAGCACACAAAGAACTGTTATTTGCAAGTTTTGA
- the LOC124386164 gene encoding uncharacterized protein LOC124386164 — protein MSDPKLNQLLDEINSLVNQAEDMDELQRLHEVISMQQEASSIQPPTGKWIKSYSEGNIVYGRPRFSRKEAAGLSHRQTGRTDGSLSSALETSVEMTDDFSHINAETFLQELKRSLGEDLDDQETPQASSDWSVRKSLVSGWWEKVRPRLVEKMVAKQHVASPVCQKCYLSPAMIHCCDCRPHPFLCARCDISIHKAQVFHNRDSITDGFFQPLPPTSCYVEKVLTQCVCLVPLEMPGTICSCPQSLSVITGKPISVVTMNGRYDLNLPELKCEVCQATWSAGVDELVHNDYWPATSQISTVYATDILFSFEELKMAAPGMSSQAFLRMLDQRTVRFGRTGKIIADSFRKSFLEWEAVHFEVDKVIREDHFNCPACTPNMLAVSVDGNRKHYRFKSAARSEEQAIFNGVFIAKDDDVARFVDYVHSLTNHISGRGVCGRQWSAARETSQKSSSKIDEEGLELAVCRHGVLLCALNMFRGEVFAYPLYLQKKMACKPVKFFAMDVACKYWPYLKRVSERCPELQDLLSMKPFLSVFHAKAHDFKCEVKWSGAYQEGAGLTLGEEVEQCNAFLSRIAVTTKHMAKAGKVTTLH, from the exons ATGTCAGATCCTAAGCTGAACCAGCTCTTGGACGAGATCAACAGTCTTGTCAACCAGGCAGAAGACATGGATGAACTCCAAAGGCTGCATGAGGTCATCAGCATGCAACAAGAGGCATCATCCATCCAGCCTCCAACTGGCAAGTGGATTAAGAGTTACAGTGAAGGGAACATTGTTTATGGGAGGCCAAGATTCTCCAGAAAGGAAGCAG CTGGTCTTAGCCACAGACAAACTGGAAGGACCGATGGTTCCCTTTCCAGTGCTCTGGAAACCAGTGTGGAAATGACTGATGACTTTTCTCACATAAACGCTG AGACTTTCCTTCAAGAGCTAAAGCGCTCACTGGGTGAAGATTTAGATGACCAAGAAACACCGCAAGCCTCCAGTGATTGGTCAGTAAGAAAAAGTCTTGTCTCAGGGTGGTGGGAGAAAGTGAGACCCCGGTTGGTGGAAAAAATGGTGGCTAAGCAGCATGTGGCAAGTCCAGTCTGCCAGAAATGTTACCTCAGTCCAGCTATGATCCACTGTTGTGACTGTCGACCACACCCCTTCCTCTGTGCCCGTTGTGACATCAGCATCCACAAGGCTCAAGTCTTCCACAACAGGGACTCAATTACAGACGGTTTCTTTCAGCCATTGCCTCCGACATCCTGTTATGTGGAGAAGGTTCTTACCCAGTGTG TGTGTCTTGTACCCTTGGAGATGCCAGGGACAATATGTAGCTGTCCTCAGAGTTTAAGTGTCATAACTGGAAAACCCATTTCTGTGGTTACAATGAATG GCCGATATGATCTCAACTTGCCAGAGTTGAAATGTGAGGTATGCCAAGCCACATGGAGTGCTGGCGTGGATGAGCTGGTCCATAATGACTACTGGCCTGCTACTTCTCAAATTTCCACAGTGTATGCTACAGACATCCTATTTTCCTTTGAGGAGTTGAAGATGGCAGCACCTGGGATGTCCAGCCAAGCATTTCTTAGAATGCTAGATCAACGAACTGTCCGCTTTGGCCGT ACTGGAAAGATCATAGCAGACAGCTTCAGAAAAAGCTTTTTGGAGTGGGAGGCTGTCCATTTTGAAGTGGACAAAGTCATTCGGGAAGACCACTTTAACTGCCCAGCATGCACCCCAAACATGCTTGCAGTCTCTGTTGATGGGAACCGTAAGCACTATAGATTCAAGAGTGCAGCAAG ATCAGAGGAACAGGCCATCTTTAATGGTGTCTTCATAGCCAAGGACGATGATGTAGCAAGATTCGTGGACTATGTCCATTCCTTGACCAACCAC ATCTCTGGAAGAGGTGTCTGTGGGAGACAGTGGTCAGCGGCACGAGAAACATCACAGAAGTCTTCCAGCAAAATAGATGAGGAGGGCCTAGAACTTGCCGTTTGTCGGCATGGTGTTCTTCTTTGTGCCCTTAATATGTTCAGGGGGGAGGTTTTTGCTTACCCTCTGTACCTCCAGAAAAAAATGGCTTGTAAGCCAGTGAAATTCTTTGCTATGGATGTTGCGTGCAAGTATTGGCCTTACCTcaaaagagtgagtgagagatgCCCTGAGCTTCAGGATCTGCTCTCAATGAAGCCGTTTCTTTCAGTGTTTCATGCTAAAGCCCACGACTTCAAATGCGAG gtAAAATGGAGTGGGGCGTACCAGGAGGGGGCTGGTTTGACTCTTGGGGAGGAGGTGGAGCAGTGTAATGCCTTCCTTTCAAGAAttgctgttaccacaaagcacATGGCAAAAGCAGGTAAGGTAACCACACTGCACTAG